The Alphaproteobacteria bacterium genome contains a region encoding:
- a CDS encoding Fe-Mn family superoxide dismutase, protein MPYSMKPLGCDPARIKGMSERLIVSHYENNYGGTVKRLNAIDEQLAGLDFASASAFVVNGLKREQLIAMNSMVLHELFFDGLGDESEASGQLRDALARDFGSYERWRSEFLATGKALRGGSGWVLLTWSPRDGKLVNQWASDHCHTMAGATPILALDMYEHSYHIDFGAKADTYVETFMQTIRWENAGRLFKQLEG, encoded by the coding sequence ATGCCCTACAGCATGAAGCCGCTCGGCTGCGATCCTGCCCGCATCAAGGGTATGTCGGAGCGCCTGATCGTGAGTCACTACGAGAATAACTACGGCGGCACGGTGAAGCGCCTCAACGCGATCGATGAGCAGCTTGCCGGACTCGATTTCGCCTCCGCGTCCGCGTTCGTCGTCAACGGGCTCAAGCGCGAGCAATTAATCGCGATGAACTCGATGGTCCTGCACGAACTGTTTTTCGACGGGCTTGGCGACGAAAGCGAGGCGTCCGGGCAGCTTCGTGACGCATTGGCGCGCGACTTCGGTTCTTATGAACGTTGGCGCAGCGAATTTCTTGCCACCGGCAAGGCGCTACGGGGCGGATCGGGCTGGGTCCTGCTGACCTGGTCCCCGCGTGACGGCAAGCTCGTCAATCAATGGGCCTCGGATCATTGCCATACCATGGCGGGCGCGACGCCTATCCTGGCGCTCGACATGTATGAGCACTCCTATCACATCGATTTTGGCGCAAAAGCCGACACCTATGTCGAAACTTTCATGCAGACGATCCGTTGGGAGAACGCGGGGCGTCTGTTCAAGCAACTGGAGGGCTGA
- a CDS encoding nuclear transport factor 2 family protein → MTIDRRELALSALAVGLLGVPAFAESPDVEAVAKKVEAFRAAQVAADAKAFDALCAPELSYSHSDGRVEDKAVFIANATSGKSKWLSLKYEDPKVRVVGDAAIVRFHWLGEQESAADGKKSSTNLHILMNWQKQGADWKLLTRASTKL, encoded by the coding sequence ATGACTATCGATCGTCGTGAATTGGCACTATCCGCCCTTGCGGTCGGACTTCTCGGCGTCCCGGCCTTCGCCGAGTCGCCTGATGTGGAAGCCGTAGCGAAAAAGGTCGAGGCGTTTCGCGCGGCGCAGGTCGCGGCCGACGCCAAGGCGTTCGACGCGCTCTGCGCGCCGGAGCTCAGCTACAGCCACTCCGATGGCCGGGTCGAGGACAAGGCGGTCTTCATCGCCAATGCCACCAGCGGCAAGTCGAAATGGCTTTCGCTCAAATACGAAGACCCGAAGGTTCGCGTGGTCGGCGACGCCGCGATCGTGCGGTTTCACTGGCTGGGCGAACAGGAGTCCGCAGCCGATGGCAAGAAGAGCTCCACCAATCTTCACATCCTGATGAACTGGCAGAAGCAGGGTGCGGACTGGAAGCTTCTGACGCGCGCCTCGACCAAGCTCTAA
- a CDS encoding site-specific DNA-methyltransferase, producing MRVSRRGASVRTPRTHSEPGSSIIVGDCVAEMARLPAASVDLVFADPPYNLQLQGDLKRPDDSKVDAVDDDWDKFSSFAAYDDFTRAWLMAARRVMKPAATMWVIGSYHNIFRVGTILQDLGFWILNDVVWRKTNPMPNFRGRRFTNAHETMIWAARDPAAKGYTFNYEALKAGNEDIQVRSDWTLSLCTGEERLKGGDGKKLHPTQKPEALLARVILSASRPGDLVLDPFSGTGTTGAAAKRLGRRFIGVERDPAYAAAAEARLADVEPLEEATLAPFMTAREAPRVPFAALIERGMIKPGEKLFDAKRKVFAMVRADGAVQLGAQVGSIHRAGALAQGLEACNGWAYWHVERKNKLTSIDEFRAEVRESLAQAAE from the coding sequence ATGCGTGTGTCGCGTCGCGGGGCGTCCGTCAGGACGCCCCGCACACATTCTGAGCCGGGTTCCAGCATCATCGTCGGCGATTGCGTCGCCGAAATGGCGCGTCTTCCGGCGGCTTCGGTCGATCTCGTCTTCGCCGATCCCCCCTACAATCTGCAGCTTCAGGGCGATCTCAAACGACCCGACGACTCGAAAGTCGACGCGGTCGACGACGATTGGGACAAGTTTTCGAGCTTTGCCGCCTATGACGACTTCACGCGCGCCTGGCTGATGGCGGCGCGGCGGGTGATGAAGCCGGCTGCGACAATGTGGGTCATCGGCTCCTACCACAACATCTTCCGGGTCGGGACGATCCTGCAGGACCTCGGCTTCTGGATCCTGAACGATGTGGTGTGGCGCAAGACCAACCCGATGCCGAATTTCCGCGGCCGGCGCTTCACCAACGCGCACGAGACCATGATCTGGGCGGCGCGCGATCCCGCCGCCAAGGGCTATACCTTCAACTACGAGGCGCTCAAGGCCGGGAACGAGGACATCCAGGTCCGCTCCGACTGGACACTTTCGCTGTGCACCGGCGAGGAGCGCCTCAAGGGGGGCGACGGCAAGAAGCTGCACCCGACCCAGAAACCCGAGGCGCTGCTGGCGCGCGTGATCCTTTCGGCCTCGCGCCCGGGCGACCTTGTCCTTGATCCGTTCAGCGGCACCGGCACGACCGGAGCCGCCGCAAAGCGCCTCGGCCGGCGGTTCATCGGGGTTGAAAGAGACCCCGCCTATGCTGCAGCGGCCGAGGCGCGCCTTGCGGACGTCGAGCCTCTGGAAGAAGCGACGCTCGCCCCGTTCATGACCGCGCGCGAGGCGCCGCGCGTGCCGTTCGCGGCACTGATCGAGCGCGGCATGATCAAGCCGGGCGAGAAACTGTTCGACGCCAAGCGCAAGGTTTTCGCCATGGTGCGTGCAGACGGTGCCGTGCAGCTCGGCGCGCAGGTCGGCTCGATCCACCGCGCCGGCGCCCTGGCGCAGGGGCTCGAAGCCTGCAACGGCTGGGCCTACTGGCATGTCGAGCGCAAGAACAAGCTCACCTCGATCGACGAATTCCGCGCCGAGGTGCGCGAGAGCCTCGCGCAGGCGGCGGAGTAG
- a CDS encoding TAXI family TRAP transporter solute-binding subunit, with translation MQTLLQIAAIVLTALALPGTGHSAEANWPERLTIGTASPGGTYYQYGEGLARLLTRKLGVAVAARETEGPVENLKLIDTGELDLAFVTLGIAQQGWSGAGDWTAGKQFRSARALFPMYDTPFQFIVPVDSSVQSVADFAGKQVGIGPQGGTGGVYTPLLFKAIKVDAQFATGSWQELAGELAAHRLDALVAVGGVPLPEVTDLEAKGAIRSLALTPSQTVAVRLALPEIAPSIIAAGTYPSLRRNYRTVGLYNFAVARAGLPADLVSAILDAVFDNPDEMMAIHPGAAETVPANFSRNTVLPFHEGAARWYNNKATIGVVRGD, from the coding sequence ATGCAGACCCTGCTCCAGATCGCCGCGATCGTTCTCACGGCCCTGGCCCTGCCGGGCACCGGCCATTCCGCGGAAGCGAACTGGCCCGAGCGGCTGACGATCGGCACGGCTTCGCCCGGCGGCACCTATTACCAATACGGCGAAGGGCTGGCGCGGCTGCTCACGCGCAAGCTCGGCGTGGCCGTTGCGGCGCGCGAGACCGAAGGACCGGTCGAGAACCTGAAGCTGATCGACACGGGCGAGCTCGACCTTGCGTTCGTGACGCTCGGCATCGCGCAGCAGGGATGGAGCGGTGCCGGCGACTGGACGGCGGGCAAGCAATTCCGCAGCGCGCGGGCGCTCTTTCCGATGTACGACACGCCGTTCCAGTTCATCGTGCCGGTCGACTCAAGCGTCCAGTCGGTCGCTGACTTCGCCGGCAAGCAGGTCGGCATCGGCCCGCAGGGCGGGACCGGCGGCGTCTACACCCCGCTTTTGTTCAAGGCGATCAAGGTCGATGCGCAGTTTGCGACTGGAAGCTGGCAGGAGCTTGCGGGCGAGCTTGCCGCGCACAGGCTCGATGCGCTGGTGGCGGTCGGCGGCGTGCCGCTCCCCGAGGTCACCGACCTAGAGGCGAAAGGCGCGATCCGCAGCCTCGCGCTGACGCCAAGCCAGACCGTCGCGGTGCGGCTCGCGCTGCCGGAGATCGCGCCCTCGATCATCGCGGCGGGCACCTACCCGTCGCTGCGGCGCAACTACCGCACCGTCGGCCTGTACAACTTCGCGGTCGCACGCGCGGGCCTGCCGGCCGATCTCGTCTCCGCGATCCTCGATGCGGTGTTCGACAATCCGGACGAGATGATGGCGATCCATCCGGGGGCGGCCGAGACCGTTCCGGCGAACTTCTCGCGCAACACGGTGCTGCCGTTCCACGAGGGCGCGGCGCGCTGGTACAACAACAAGGCGACGATCGGAGTGGTGCGGGGGGATTGA
- a CDS encoding carboxypeptidase M32, with protein MAIEGSLTELKARLREIGDLRAAAAVLDWDQATYMPQGGAQARGRQTALLSRLAHERRIDPEVGRLLDRLTRYGESLPDDHDDACLIRVARRRYEKAIKVPADYIARANAHYAASYDAWTRARPANDFAAMLPYLEKTLELSREYSGFFAPYGHIADPHIDDADEGMTMASIREVFDALKPELVPLARAICDQPAADDGCLRQVFPKAAQFEFGLKVAECMGYDMRRGRLDLTHHPFCTTFALGDVRITTRVNERDLGDALFSTVHEAGHAMYEQGVAPALEGTPLGHGVSAGVHESQSRLWENIVARSEGFWRHFYPEIQEVFPAQLGSVPLAAFHRAINKVSRSLIRTDADEVTYNLHVMLRFDIELRLLEGTLCVTDLPEAWNAAIKESLGIAPPDDRDGCLQDVHWFGGGIGGAFQGYTIGNILGAQFYAAALNAHPGIPDEVARGEFATLHGWLRENIHRHGAKFTPDELVRRATGSAMTMQPYLDYLRGKYGALYAL; from the coding sequence ATGGCGATCGAGGGATCGCTGACCGAGCTCAAGGCGCGGCTGCGCGAGATCGGCGATCTGCGCGCGGCCGCGGCCGTGCTCGACTGGGATCAGGCGACCTACATGCCGCAAGGCGGCGCGCAGGCGCGTGGCCGGCAAACCGCGCTGCTGTCCCGCCTTGCGCACGAGCGGCGGATCGATCCCGAAGTCGGGAGGCTGCTGGACCGACTCACGCGTTACGGCGAGAGCCTGCCGGATGATCACGACGATGCGTGCCTGATCCGCGTCGCGCGGCGGCGCTACGAGAAGGCCATCAAGGTGCCGGCGGACTACATCGCGCGCGCGAATGCGCATTATGCGGCGTCCTATGACGCCTGGACGCGTGCGCGTCCGGCGAACGATTTCGCCGCGATGCTGCCCTATCTGGAAAAGACGCTGGAGCTGAGCCGCGAATACTCAGGTTTCTTCGCGCCGTACGGCCACATTGCCGATCCGCATATCGACGACGCCGACGAAGGCATGACGATGGCGTCGATCCGCGAGGTGTTCGATGCGCTGAAGCCCGAGCTCGTGCCACTCGCGCGCGCGATCTGCGATCAGCCTGCAGCCGACGACGGTTGCCTGCGGCAGGTGTTCCCGAAAGCCGCGCAGTTCGAATTCGGCCTGAAGGTCGCCGAGTGCATGGGCTACGACATGCGGCGCGGGCGGCTCGATCTGACGCATCATCCGTTCTGCACCACGTTCGCGCTCGGCGACGTGCGCATCACAACGCGGGTGAACGAACGCGATCTGGGCGATGCGCTGTTCTCGACGGTGCACGAGGCGGGGCACGCGATGTACGAGCAGGGTGTTGCCCCCGCGCTCGAAGGCACGCCCCTCGGTCACGGTGTCTCGGCCGGCGTGCACGAAAGCCAGTCGCGGCTATGGGAGAACATCGTCGCGCGCAGCGAAGGCTTCTGGCGGCATTTCTATCCGGAGATTCAAGAGGTCTTCCCGGCTCAGCTCGGCAGTGTGCCGCTGGCGGCGTTCCATCGTGCGATCAACAAGGTATCGCGCTCCCTCATCCGCACTGACGCCGACGAGGTGACCTACAATCTGCACGTCATGCTGCGCTTCGATATCGAGCTGCGCCTGCTCGAAGGGACGCTGTGCGTGACGGATCTGCCCGAGGCATGGAATGCCGCCATCAAGGAGAGCCTCGGCATTGCGCCGCCCGACGACCGCGACGGCTGCCTGCAGGACGTGCACTGGTTCGGCGGCGGGATTGGCGGCGCGTTTCAGGGCTACACCATCGGCAACATCCTCGGCGCTCAGTTCTATGCGGCGGCGCTCAACGCGCACCCGGGCATCCCCGACGAGGTCGCGCGTGGCGAGTTCGCGACGCTGCACGGCTGGCTGCGCGAAAACATCCACCGGCATGGCGCAAAATTCACGCCGGACGAGCTGGTTCGCCGCGCGACCGGATCGGCGATGACGATGCAGCCTTATCTCGATTACCTGCGTGGCAAGTACGGCGCGCTCTACGCGCTGTAG
- a CDS encoding dicarboxylate/amino acid:cation symporter produces MAQAAATFGSTAHKPIYHSLYVQVLTAIAIGIALGHFYPEAGEQMKPLGDAFIKMIKMVIAPIIFCTVVHGIASMSDMKKVGRVGLKALIYFEVLTTLALIVGLIVANTIDPGGGMNVDVKTLDTKSIQGFVAKSKEQGTVQFLMDIIPNTVVGAFASGEILQVLFFAILFAFGLQALGERGKALLNVIDQASYALFGVVSIIMKVAPIGAFGAMAFTIGKYGVGTLWSLAWLMFAFYVTCIIFIVFVLGFFAWLVGCNIFKFIRYIKEELLIVLGTSSSESVLPRMIAKMENLGCEKSVVGLVIPTGYSFNLDGTCIYLTMAALFLAQATGTQLDLWHQLGIIGILLLTSKGAAGVTGSGFIVLAATLASVGTIPVASIALILGVDRFMSEARALTNLIGNGVATIVVSKWENALDVDRMHAHLDNETDAEADTPGKVLVAEEIRAAGPPRPITT; encoded by the coding sequence ATGGCGCAGGCGGCGGCAACGTTCGGTTCAACCGCACACAAACCGATCTATCACAGCCTCTACGTGCAGGTGCTGACCGCAATCGCCATCGGGATCGCACTCGGGCATTTCTATCCCGAGGCCGGCGAGCAAATGAAGCCGCTCGGCGATGCCTTCATCAAGATGATCAAGATGGTCATCGCGCCGATCATCTTCTGCACGGTGGTACACGGCATCGCCAGCATGTCCGACATGAAAAAGGTCGGCCGCGTGGGCCTGAAGGCGCTGATCTATTTCGAGGTGCTGACCACGCTCGCACTGATCGTCGGGTTGATCGTGGCGAACACCATCGATCCCGGCGGCGGCATGAACGTCGACGTGAAAACGCTCGATACCAAGAGCATCCAGGGCTTCGTCGCCAAATCCAAGGAACAGGGCACGGTCCAGTTCCTGATGGACATTATCCCGAACACCGTGGTCGGCGCCTTCGCATCCGGCGAGATCCTGCAGGTGCTGTTCTTCGCGATCCTGTTTGCGTTTGGCCTGCAGGCGCTGGGCGAACGCGGCAAGGCGCTGCTCAACGTCATCGACCAGGCCTCCTATGCGCTGTTCGGCGTGGTCAGCATCATCATGAAGGTCGCACCGATCGGCGCGTTTGGTGCAATGGCCTTCACCATCGGCAAGTACGGCGTCGGGACGCTATGGTCGCTCGCCTGGCTGATGTTTGCGTTCTACGTCACCTGCATCATCTTCATCGTGTTCGTGCTCGGCTTCTTCGCCTGGCTCGTGGGATGCAACATCTTCAAGTTCATCCGCTACATCAAGGAAGAGCTGTTGATCGTGCTCGGCACGTCGTCATCGGAGTCGGTGCTGCCGCGCATGATCGCCAAGATGGAGAACCTCGGCTGCGAGAAGTCCGTGGTCGGTCTGGTGATCCCGACCGGCTATTCGTTCAATCTCGACGGCACCTGCATCTATCTCACCATGGCGGCGCTGTTCCTGGCGCAGGCGACCGGCACGCAGCTCGATCTGTGGCACCAGCTCGGCATCATCGGCATCCTGCTGCTTACCTCCAAAGGTGCCGCCGGCGTCACCGGTTCGGGCTTCATCGTGCTTGCCGCGACGCTGGCAAGCGTCGGCACCATCCCGGTTGCGTCGATCGCGTTGATCCTCGGCGTCGACCGCTTCATGTCGGAGGCGCGAGCGCTCACCAACCTGATCGGCAACGGCGTCGCGACCATCGTCGTCTCGAAGTGGGAGAACGCGCTCGATGTGGACCGCATGCACGCGCACCTCGACAACGAGACGGACGCCGAAGCCGATACGCCGGGGAAAGTGCTGGTCGCGGAAGAGATCAGGGCCGCGGGACCGCCGAGGCCGATAACCACCTGA
- the moaB gene encoding molybdenum cofactor biosynthesis protein B: MPGIDTSRQFVPLKIAVLTVSDTRSLDEDKSGATLAERIEKAGHAVGARAIVTDDVEKIRAQVKTWIADPSIDVVVTTGGTGFTGRDVTPEALEPLFEKRMEGFAMLFLMASHAKIGTSAIQTRATAGVAGATYIFCLPGSPGACRDAWDGILVHQLDYRYRPCNFVEIMPRLDEHLKRGSA, encoded by the coding sequence ATGCCCGGCATCGATACCTCGCGCCAGTTCGTCCCGCTCAAGATCGCGGTGCTGACCGTGTCCGACACGCGCTCGCTCGACGAGGACAAGTCGGGCGCGACGCTCGCCGAGCGGATCGAGAAGGCGGGCCATGCGGTCGGCGCGCGCGCCATCGTGACCGACGATGTGGAGAAAATCCGCGCGCAGGTGAAAACCTGGATCGCCGATCCTTCGATCGACGTGGTCGTCACCACCGGCGGCACCGGCTTCACCGGACGCGACGTGACGCCCGAGGCGCTGGAGCCGCTGTTCGAGAAGCGCATGGAGGGCTTCGCGATGCTGTTTCTGATGGCGAGCCACGCCAAGATCGGCACCTCGGCGATCCAGACGCGCGCGACCGCGGGCGTTGCGGGCGCGACCTACATCTTCTGCCTGCCCGGTTCGCCCGGCGCCTGCCGCGACGCCTGGGACGGGATCCTCGTGCACCAGCTCGACTACCGCTATCGGCCCTGCAACTTCGTCGAAATCATGCCGCGCTTGGACGAGCATTTGAAACGGGGGAGCGCATGA
- a CDS encoding DUF1259 domain-containing protein encodes MHTLLIVASALAITASAASAQTPNWEKVDAAFGRKATVAGDVHRYGFPRSDLSVTLDGVAIKPGFALGGWVALKPAHGGAMVMGDLVLLETEINPVMTALINNGLEITAVHNHLLRASPATFYMHVGGHGDPEKIATAVVQALQSSKTPLAPPSSPAQQLAIELDTAQLDQIIGAKGQANGGVYQFGVPRRDVVKEGGMDITPAGPMGVATGINFQPTGGGKAAITGDFVLTAEEVNPVIKELRASGIEVTAIHSHMLDEQPRLIFMHFWANDDAIKLARGLRAALDKTAKAKS; translated from the coding sequence ATGCACACATTGTTGATCGTCGCGAGCGCGCTCGCGATCACTGCAAGCGCCGCCTCGGCGCAAACCCCGAACTGGGAGAAGGTCGATGCAGCCTTCGGACGCAAGGCGACCGTCGCGGGCGACGTGCACCGCTACGGCTTCCCGCGCAGCGACCTGTCGGTGACGCTCGATGGCGTTGCGATCAAGCCGGGCTTCGCGCTCGGCGGCTGGGTCGCGCTCAAGCCAGCGCATGGCGGCGCCATGGTGATGGGCGATCTCGTGCTGCTCGAGACCGAGATCAATCCGGTGATGACGGCGCTGATCAACAACGGCCTCGAAATTACCGCCGTGCACAATCATCTGCTGCGCGCCAGTCCTGCGACCTTCTACATGCATGTCGGCGGGCACGGCGATCCGGAAAAAATCGCAACCGCGGTCGTGCAGGCGCTCCAATCGAGCAAGACGCCGCTCGCGCCACCATCGTCGCCCGCGCAGCAGCTCGCGATCGAGCTCGACACCGCGCAGCTCGACCAGATCATCGGCGCGAAGGGACAGGCGAACGGCGGCGTCTATCAGTTCGGCGTGCCGCGCCGCGATGTGGTCAAGGAGGGCGGGATGGACATCACGCCGGCCGGGCCGATGGGCGTCGCGACCGGAATCAACTTTCAGCCGACCGGCGGCGGCAAGGCTGCGATCACCGGCGATTTCGTGCTGACGGCCGAGGAGGTCAATCCGGTGATCAAGGAGTTGCGCGCGAGCGGCATCGAGGTGACGGCGATCCACAGCCACATGCTCGACGAGCAGCCGCGGCTGATCTTCATGCACTTCTGGGCGAACGACGACGCGATCAAGCTCGCCAGGGGCCTGCGCGCCGCGCTCGACAAGACCGCGAAGGCGAAAAGCTAG
- a CDS encoding Cj0069 family protein, whose amino-acid sequence MDVKFSPSLSEQTGRLGRVAILWRGDEAARRSAALEISRFKAVFAALADVGIDAEPVVYEDDVVDTVRAQLAAVEGVLVWVNPIHEGRDRARLDALLREVAARGVWVSAHPDVILKMGTKEVLHRTRTMDWGCDTALYRTAEAMRAELPARLAAGPRVIKRNRGNGGQGVWKVETLARSGKPPMVRVLDATKDTPEEMALDAFLGRCAEYFEAGCVIDQPFQARLPEGVVRCYMAGDRCAGFGHQKVKALVDTPAGRAGAGPRLYTSNADTRFRRLRRLMEDEWTPQLMSLLDIQRHDLPMIWDADFMLGPPGTGGIDSYVLGEINVSSVHPIPDEAPAEIARCVAERLRTRPETAAACRSS is encoded by the coding sequence ATGGACGTGAAATTTTCACCCTCCCTTTCTGAGCAAACGGGCCGCCTCGGCCGCGTCGCCATCCTGTGGCGGGGCGATGAAGCGGCGCGCCGCAGCGCCGCGCTAGAGATCAGCCGGTTCAAGGCCGTCTTCGCGGCGCTCGCGGATGTCGGCATCGATGCGGAACCGGTGGTTTACGAGGACGATGTCGTTGATACCGTGCGCGCCCAGCTCGCCGCGGTCGAGGGCGTGCTCGTCTGGGTCAATCCGATTCACGAGGGACGCGACCGCGCCAGGCTCGATGCGCTGCTGCGCGAGGTGGCGGCGCGTGGCGTGTGGGTGAGCGCCCATCCGGACGTGATCCTCAAGATGGGCACCAAGGAGGTGCTGCATCGCACCCGCACGATGGACTGGGGCTGCGACACGGCCCTCTATCGAACCGCCGAGGCGATGCGCGCCGAATTGCCGGCGCGGCTCGCCGCCGGTCCCCGCGTGATCAAGCGCAATCGCGGCAATGGCGGACAGGGCGTCTGGAAGGTCGAGACGCTCGCAAGATCAGGCAAGCCTCCGATGGTCCGTGTGCTCGACGCCACGAAAGACACGCCAGAGGAGATGGCACTCGACGCGTTCCTCGGGCGGTGCGCCGAGTACTTCGAAGCCGGATGCGTGATCGATCAGCCCTTCCAGGCGCGCCTCCCCGAAGGTGTGGTGCGCTGCTACATGGCCGGCGACCGCTGCGCCGGCTTCGGTCACCAGAAGGTCAAGGCTTTGGTCGACACACCGGCCGGGCGCGCCGGGGCCGGACCGCGGCTCTACACCTCCAACGCCGACACGCGTTTCCGGCGCCTGCGGCGGCTGATGGAAGACGAGTGGACGCCGCAGCTGATGTCTTTGCTGGACATCCAGCGACACGACCTGCCGATGATCTGGGACGCGGACTTCATGCTCGGCCCGCCCGGAACCGGCGGCATCGACAGCTATGTGCTGGGCGAGATCAACGTCAGTTCGGTGCACCCGATTCCCGACGAGGCGCCGGCCGAGATCGCGCGTTGCGTGGCCGAGCGGCTGCGGACGCGGCCGGAAACGGCGGCGGCCTGCAGATCATCGTAG
- a CDS encoding neutral zinc metallopeptidase encodes MRFDDLPQSDNIEDRRSDGGGGGGGFGFPMGGGGLGIGTIVILGIVGYALGIDPRLLIGGAEMIGGGGSSYQQPSQPGKTGAPSDELGKFVARILGSTEVVWKETFEQNGQRYRTPTLVMFSGATRADQCGMAQSAMGPFYCPADQKIYLDTSFFRDLERRFRGCDTGSRACQFAQAYVVAHEVGHHVQNQLGILPKVQQQQKQVGKVEANHLQVRVELQADCLAGVWAAKADQKWKTIEPGDVEAAMRTAAAIGDDRLQKQAQGYAIPDSFTHGSSEQRQRWFETGLKSASVQACNTFAASAGL; translated from the coding sequence ATGCGCTTTGACGATCTGCCGCAAAGCGACAACATTGAAGATCGCCGCAGCGACGGCGGAGGTGGGGGCGGCGGTTTCGGCTTCCCGATGGGCGGTGGCGGCCTTGGCATCGGTACCATCGTCATTCTCGGCATCGTCGGCTATGCGCTCGGCATCGACCCGCGCCTGCTGATCGGCGGCGCCGAGATGATCGGCGGCGGCGGTTCGAGCTACCAGCAGCCCTCGCAGCCCGGCAAAACCGGCGCGCCGAGCGACGAGTTGGGCAAATTCGTCGCCCGCATCCTCGGCTCGACCGAGGTGGTCTGGAAGGAGACCTTCGAACAAAACGGTCAGCGTTATCGCACGCCGACGCTGGTGATGTTCTCCGGCGCGACGCGCGCGGACCAATGCGGCATGGCGCAGTCCGCGATGGGGCCGTTCTACTGTCCGGCCGACCAGAAGATTTATCTCGACACCTCCTTCTTCCGCGATCTCGAACGCCGCTTCCGCGGCTGTGACACGGGTTCGCGCGCCTGCCAGTTCGCGCAGGCCTATGTGGTGGCGCACGAGGTCGGCCATCACGTGCAGAACCAGCTCGGCATCCTGCCCAAGGTGCAGCAGCAGCAGAAGCAGGTCGGCAAGGTCGAGGCGAACCACCTCCAGGTGCGGGTCGAGCTGCAGGCCGACTGCCTCGCCGGCGTGTGGGCCGCCAAGGCCGACCAGAAATGGAAGACGATCGAGCCGGGCGACGTCGAGGCCGCGATGCGCACCGCAGCCGCGATCGGCGACGACCGGTTGCAGAAGCAGGCGCAGGGCTATGCGATCCCGGACTCGTTCACGCACGGCTCGTCCGAACAGCGCCAGCGCTGGTTCGAAACCGGGCTGAAGTCTGCCAGCGTCCAGGCCTGCAACACGTTTGCGGCCAGCGCCGGGCTTTGA
- a CDS encoding sulfite exporter TauE/SafE family protein yields MDFTSLGLFVFAAFLGGLTTGLSGFAMGLVVSGIWLHLITPSQNALLIVLCGLVTQGFGIWRVRHAINLQAVLPYIAGSVAGVAIGTLLLTTIDQNGVRLTIGVLLIAFSIYSLARPKIAVPQAGTPVEIGVGLVNGVIGGLTGLGGIAMTVWSQSRGGNKDAQRAIFQPVMFVTFLVSAIAFGFVGSYTVETMKLYALALPSLIAGVGCGIWLYGKLDDVAFRRVVLVLLFGSGLSLVVPPLLRAAGIASS; encoded by the coding sequence ATGGATTTCACGTCACTCGGGCTTTTCGTCTTCGCTGCGTTTTTAGGCGGTCTGACGACAGGATTGTCCGGCTTCGCGATGGGGCTGGTCGTTTCCGGTATCTGGCTGCACCTCATCACGCCGAGCCAGAACGCGCTGCTCATCGTTCTCTGCGGATTGGTCACGCAAGGATTTGGCATCTGGCGCGTTCGTCATGCGATCAACCTCCAAGCGGTGTTGCCGTATATCGCCGGCAGTGTGGCCGGCGTCGCGATCGGGACCCTCTTGCTGACCACAATCGATCAGAACGGCGTGCGCCTCACCATCGGTGTGCTGCTGATCGCGTTCAGCATCTACAGTCTTGCGCGCCCGAAGATCGCGGTGCCGCAAGCCGGTACGCCGGTCGAGATCGGCGTCGGCCTCGTGAACGGTGTTATCGGCGGTCTCACCGGCCTTGGCGGCATCGCGATGACGGTGTGGAGTCAATCGCGCGGGGGGAATAAGGACGCCCAACGCGCCATCTTCCAGCCGGTGATGTTCGTGACGTTCCTCGTGAGCGCGATCGCATTCGGATTTGTCGGGTCGTACACCGTCGAGACGATGAAGCTCTATGCGCTGGCGCTCCCTTCGCTCATCGCGGGCGTGGGGTGCGGTATCTGGCTTTACGGCAAGCTTGATGACGTTGCCTTTCGCCGCGTTGTCCTTGTGTTGCTGTTCGGATCAGGGCTCTCGCTTGTGGTTCCGCCGCTGCTTCGAGCAGCCGGGATCGCGTCGAGTTAG